One Fundulus heteroclitus isolate FHET01 chromosome 1, MU-UCD_Fhet_4.1, whole genome shotgun sequence genomic window carries:
- the phf8 gene encoding histone lysine demethylase PHF8 codes for MASVPVYCLCRLPYDVTRFMIECDICQDWFHGSCVGVEEDKAAEIDQYHCPNCQVTHGPSVMRKRRGGSKQTDGNTGVGRDPSRPVKTGSSQFVRELRSRTFPNADEILLKPSGAQLTVDFLEEHSFSVPVMVLRRDGLGMTLPPSSFCVSDVEHYIGADKEIDVIDVSRQCDLKMRLGDFVEYYNSPNRDRVLNVISLEFSETRLSNLVETPKIVRKLSWVENLWPEESVFERPNVQKYCLMGVKDSYTDFHIDFGGTSVWYHVLRGEKIFYLISPTPANLALFERWSSSSNQNEMFFGDQVDMCYKCSVKQGNTLFIPTGWIHAVLTPVDCLAFGGNFLHSLNIDMQLRAYEIEKRLSTADLFKFPNFETVCWYVGKHLLDIFRGLRENRRHPASYLVHGAKALNNAFRTWTRKEALADHEMEIPETINIQTLIKDLAKEIRLVEDIFQQNIGRTGPPFPGAPLSKAPLSAAQNSGRPPGKKKGPKPKEVLGGFGPTGTKKKMQKGLLKAEAGEMELIEIHAKHTLKKFQPGKSKHKNKLELPLEELEGKINKNKLKLVLTNGKIQGKKDGGSNGAGSAGSYKHLVTEGSSLSDLESEDELQIDETPPPRRKPAGPNKKKKLSGLPRKLPRAKPCSDPNRIREPGEVDFDIEEDYTTDEEALAAHGVKGGAGGILDLLKASKQVAGLDSAALSEEAPASPSTRDAIQGMLSMANPPSSSSSSSSSSPLSISGGLTEGLAAVKEKGGRTVWVTGGVKKAANAEKKAVIQRPGKRPIKRPARHISDEDSPDEQETLGTCFKDSDYVYPSLESDEEDHISKTKMKRKKNWDDTPWSPKARVIPTLPKQDRPAREGARVASVETGLAAAAAKLAQQEQQKPAKRKYTKKQRPPAPVVSPPPVQAEASPPSPTPAPESAADGSPDRRMDYFSASLLDHEYTAGPGPFGPGGPRGSGAMAPGVFLSSRRPSMSPQNSSSHAGLSPAGLASQGITGIGQGKRPKKGLATAKQRLGKILKIHRNGKLLL; via the exons ATGGCGTCAGTGCCAGTGTATTGCTTGTGTCGGCTGCCCTACGATGTGACACGCTTCATGATCGAATGTGACATCTGTCAAGACTGGTTTCATGGAAG CTGTGTGGGCGTCGAAGAGGACAAGGCAGCGGAGATTGACCAGTACCACTGCCCAAACTGTCAGGTCACCCATGGGCCTTCTGTCA TGCGCAAACGGCGTGGAGGCAGTAAGCAGACAGATGGAAATACAGGCGTAGGAAGAGATCCCAGCAGGCCTGTAAAGACGGGGAGTTCACAGTTTGTCAGGGAGCTTCGTAGCCGAACGTTCCCAAA CGCTGATGAGATCTTGCTGAAGCCGTCTGGGGCTCAGCTGACGGTTGACTTTCTGGAAGAGCACTCTTTCAGCGTTCCCGTCATGGTGCTGAGGCGGGATGGCCTAGGCATGACTCTTCCTCCGTCCTCGTTCTGTGTCAGTGACGTGGAGCACTACATTG GCGCAGATAAAGAGATTGATGTCATTGATGTGTCTCGCCAATGCGACCTGAAGATGCGGCTGGGAGATTTTGTCGAATACTACAACAGCCCTAACAGAGACAGAGTGCTCAATGTGATCAGCCTGGAGTTCTCTGAAACGAG GCTCTCAAATTTGGTTGAGACTCCCAAGATTGTGAGAAAACTTTCGTGGGTGGAAAACCTCTGGCCTGAAGAGTCTGTTTTTGAGCGGCCAAATGTGCAGAAGTACTGCCTGATGGGAGTAAAGGACAGCTACACAGACTTTCATATCGACTTCGGTGGCACTTCAGTATGGTACCACGTACTTAGG GGCGAGAAAATCTTCTATCTAATTTCTCCCACCCCAGCCAACCTGGCGCTTTTCGAGCGCTGGAGTTCCTCGTCCAACCAGAACGAGATGTTCTTTGGGGATCAGGTTGACATGTGTTACAAGTGTTCTGTCAAGCAAGGAAACACACTGTTCATACCCACAG GATGGATTCATGCTGTGCTGACTCCCGTGGACTGCCTGGCGTTCGGAGGAAACTTTCTGCACAGTCTCAACATTGACATGCAGCTGCG GGCGTATGAAATAGAGAAGAGATTAAGCACAGCCGACCTGTTCAAGTTCCCCAACTTTGAGACCGTGTGTTGGTATGTGGGCAAGCACCTTCTCGATATCTTTAGAG GGTTGAGAGAGAATCGCAGACACCCCGCCAGTTACCTTGTTCACGGAGCAAAGGCCCTGAACAATGCTTTCCGCACCTGGACTCGCAAAGAG GCCTTAGCAGATCATGAAATGGAGATCCCAGAGACCATCAACATTCAGACATTAATAAAAGACCTGGCAAAAGAGATTCGTCTGGTTGAG gATATTTTTCAGCAAAACATCGGTCGCACAGGTCCTCCGTTTCCCGGTGCGCCGCTCTCCAAAGCGCCGCTGAGCGCCGCTCAGAACTCGGGGCGCCCCCCCGGAAAAAAGAAAGGGCCCAAGCCTAAGGAGGTGTTGGGGGGGTTTGGGCCCACTGGAACCaaaaagaagatgcagaaaGGGCTGCTCAAGGCGGAAGCAGGAGAAATGGAGCTCATTGAGATCCATGCGAAACACACGCTCAAGAAATTTCAACCTGGGAAGTCCAAACACAAGAACAAG cTGGAGCTGCCATTAGAGGAGTTAGAAGGgaagatcaataaaaacaagCTTAAACTTGTCTTGACAAATGGAAAAATCCAAGG TAAGAAAGATGGCGGCAGTAACGGGGCGGGAAGCGCTGGAAGCTACAAACACCTCGTCACAGAGGGCTCCAGTCTTTCTGACCTGGAGTCCGAGGACGAGTTGCAGATCGATGAGACTCCCCCTCCTCGACGCAAGCCTGCTGGACccaacaagaaaaagaaactaagtG GTTTACCGAGGAAGCTGCCCAGAGCTAAACCCTGTTCTGACCCTAATCGCATCAGGGAGCCAGGAGAGGTAGACTTTGACATCGAG GAGGACTACACGACCGATGAAGAGGCGCTGGCAGCTCACGGGGTAAAAGGTGGCGCAGGAGGAATCCTTGACTTGCTGAAGGCCAGCAAGCAAGTGGCAGGCTTAGACTCTGCAGCACTCAG TGAGGAAGCACCAGCCTCCCCCAGCACCCGGGACGCCATCCAGGGTATGCTCTCCATGGCCAACCCTCcttcctcgtcctcctcttcctcctcttcgtcTCCCTTATCAATCTCTGGGGGCCTGACAGAGGGATTGGCAGCCGTCAAGGAAAAGGGTGGCAGAACGGTGTGGGTGACGGGAGGAGTCAAGAAGGCTGCGAACGCTGAGAAAAAAGCGGTGATCCAGCGGCCCGGTAAAAGGCCGATTAAACGGCCGGCCCGGCACATCAGTGACGAAGACAGTCCAGATGAGCAAGAAACACTGGGGACCTGTTTTAAGGATTCAGATTATG TCTACCCTTCCTTGGAGTCTGACGAGGAAGATCATATTAGCAAAACGAagatgaaaaggaagaaaaactgggATGACACGCCCTGGAGCCCTAAAg CAAGGGTGATACCCACCCTTCCCAAACAAGATCGACCCGCCAGGGAAGGGGCTAGGGTTGCCTCCGTAGAAACCGGCCTCGCAGCAGCCGCTGCCAAGTTGGCGCAACAA GAGCAGCAGAAACCCGCCAAAAGGAAGTACACCAAAAAGCAGCGTCCTCCCGCTCCCGTGGTCAGTCCTCCCCCTGTGCAGGCGGAGGCCAGCCCACCCTCCCCAACACCTGCTCCAGAGTCAGCAGCAGATGGCAGCCCGGACAGGAGGATGGATTACTTCTCCGCTAGTCTGCTAGACCATGAATACACAGCAGGACCGGGACCTTTTGGCCCTGGAGGGCCGAGGGGCAGTGGGGCCATGGCCCCCGGTGTATTCCTCTCTTCCCGACGACCTTCCATGTCGCCTCAGAACAGCAGCTCTCATGCTGGTTTGTCTCCTGCAGGTTTAGCCAGCCAAGGAATAACAGGAATCGGCCAAG GTAAACGGCCGAAGAAAGGTCTTGCAACCGCAAAACAGAGACTTGGGAAAATCCTCAAAATTCACCGCAACGGAAAACTTCTCTTGTGA